In Lysobacter lycopersici, a genomic segment contains:
- the trpD gene encoding anthranilate phosphoribosyltransferase, which translates to MPITPQEALQRAIEHREIFFDEMVELMRQVMRGEVSPAMTAAILAAMRVKKETVGEIAAAATVLREFSRPVEVADRTGLVDIVGTGGDGAHTFNISTASMFVAAAAGAKVAKHGNRSVSSKSGSADVLEALGANIELPPDRVAACIEDCGIGFMYAPVHHPAMKVVAPVRKEMGVRTLFNILGPLTNPAGAPGILMGVFHPDLVGIQVRVLQELGAERALVVWGRDGMDELSLGAGTLVGELRDGQVREYELHPEDFGIAMAHSRNLRVADAAESKAMLLDALGNREGLPREIVAYNAGAALYAAGVAEGIGEGIDRAREAIASGAARDRLDRFVAATRRLAGNG; encoded by the coding sequence ATGCCCATCACCCCGCAAGAAGCCCTGCAACGCGCGATCGAACACCGCGAGATCTTCTTCGACGAGATGGTCGAGCTGATGCGCCAGGTCATGCGCGGCGAGGTCTCGCCGGCGATGACCGCGGCGATCCTCGCCGCGATGCGGGTGAAGAAGGAAACCGTCGGCGAAATCGCCGCGGCGGCGACGGTGCTGCGCGAGTTCTCGCGCCCGGTCGAGGTTGCGGATCGAACCGGTCTGGTCGACATCGTCGGCACCGGCGGCGACGGCGCGCACACGTTCAACATTTCCACCGCGTCGATGTTCGTGGCGGCCGCGGCGGGCGCGAAGGTCGCCAAGCACGGCAACCGCAGTGTGTCGTCGAAGTCCGGCAGCGCCGATGTGCTGGAAGCGCTCGGTGCGAACATCGAGCTGCCTCCGGACCGGGTGGCAGCCTGCATCGAGGATTGCGGCATCGGCTTCATGTACGCGCCGGTGCACCATCCGGCGATGAAGGTTGTCGCGCCGGTGCGCAAGGAAATGGGCGTGCGCACGCTGTTCAACATTCTCGGGCCACTCACGAACCCGGCCGGCGCGCCCGGCATTCTGATGGGCGTGTTCCATCCGGATCTGGTCGGCATCCAGGTGCGCGTGCTGCAGGAACTGGGCGCCGAGCGCGCGCTGGTGGTCTGGGGCCGCGACGGCATGGACGAGCTCTCTCTCGGTGCCGGCACGCTGGTGGGCGAACTGCGCGATGGCCAGGTGCGCGAATACGAATTGCACCCCGAGGACTTCGGCATCGCGATGGCGCACAGCCGCAACCTGCGCGTGGCCGACGCGGCCGAATCGAAGGCGATGCTGCTCGATGCGCTCGGGAACCGCGAGGGCCTGCCACGCGAGATCGTGGCCTACAACGCCGGCGCGGCGCTGTACGCGGCCGGCGTGGCCGAAGGCATCGGCGAGGGCATCGACCGGGCACGCGAGGCCATCGCCAGTGGCGCGGCGCGGGACCGGCTGGACCGGTTCGTCGCCGCCACGCGGCGGC